DNA sequence from the Oncorhynchus clarkii lewisi isolate Uvic-CL-2024 chromosome 9, UVic_Ocla_1.0, whole genome shotgun sequence genome:
CACTGCAATGGGAAACAAATACATTGAGGTTTTTGGTTGCTTTAAAATCACAGGAGGTAACCTTTTCTGGACCAATGGGTTGCTTACGCTGTGGCTGGACTTGGGATATAGCTGAAGCTGATCACATCTACCAAGGCTATGCTAAATGTGTCACACTACAACATATAGATATTCACATAACTATACAAAAGTGATAAACTTCATAAAAAATAGTCTTTGATAGGCTGAAATATTTTAAGTACTTTTCTCACTGTCCATTTGTGCAACTGGAGTCAACCCATCAAGACATTGTCCTTGTTTCCTGAACCATTCAGTGCGAAATTACACAGTTCTGTGGATGTTCACATCTGAGTCACCTCTAAATTAGGATGGAGATGACAACCTTAGTCACAATGGTTGGGGCCCTGTGTTTCGGTTAATCATGTTATATGACCtggatttgaacctttattttaagCCTTTTCCAGAAATTAGAATTCGATGACAATTGTCTGAGGACAGTGCTGGACCATCTGACATAAAAGAAAAGGGACAGTTTGATGAAAAAGCTTTAAATAAAGGTCATGTGACATGATTAACCAAACAAGGCCCTAACAATGGTCAATTCAGCACCAATTttaagaggagagggacagaccaATTAGAGTACCCAGTTCTGTAGATGACCCCTTTTCATAAATAAGACCCTATAAAAAAACACTTTGTCTGGTTTAAAGAGCATTCTTCCTATACAAAGTCATTTTTTAAAAAGCATTACATTGTAATTTATCAGTGCAATCTCAGGAGGAAAAATagatgaacatatcaagaatttttcaaggacagtttttttccattttcgtaacattgcaaaaatctgaaactttctgtccaaataCTATGTGGAAatgctaatccatgcttttgtcacttctaggttagactactgcaatgatCTACTCTCAGGCtccccagataaagcactaaataaacttcagttagtgctaaacacggctgctagaatcttgactagaacccccccaaaatatatcatattactccagtgctagcctctctacactggcttcctgttaaggctgggttgatttcaaggttttactgctaacctacaaaacattacatgggcttgctcctatctatctttccaatttggtcctgccgtacatacgtacgctacggtcacaagacgcaggcctcctaattgtccctaaaatttctaagcaaaccgctggaggcaggactttctcctatagagctccatttttatggaatggtctgcctacccatgtgagagacgcagacttagtctcgacctttaagtctttattgaagactcatctcttcagtaagtcctatgattgagtgtagtctggcccaggggtctgaaggtgaacgaaaaggcactggagcgacgaaccgcccctgctgtctctgcctgacctgttccactctctccactgggattctctgactttattatgggggctgagtcactggcttactggtgctctttcataccgtccctaggaggactgagtcactggcttactggtgctcttccatgccgtccctaggagggctgagtcactagcttactggtgctcttccatgctgtccctaggaggggtgagtcactggcttactggtgctcttccatgccgtccctaggagggctgagtcactggcttactggtgctcttccatgccgtccctaggagggctgagtcactagcttactggtgctcttccatgccgtccctaggaggggtgcatcacttaagtaggttgagtcactgacgtgatcttcctgtctgggttggcgcccccctcagGTTCGCgctgtgggggagatcttcgtgggctatactcagccttgtctcagggtagtaagttggtggtttgaagatatacctctaatggtgtgggggctgtgctttggcacaGTGGGTGGGGTTGAACATATTGGCAACGCACTGTTATAATTTacactcggcacagccagaagaggactggccacccctcataacctggttcctctctaggtttcttcctaggttcctgcctttctagggagttgttcctagccaccgtgcttctacacctgcattgcttgctgtttggggttttaggctgggtttctgtacagcacgttgtgacgttggctgatgtaaaaagggctttataaatacatttgactgattgattgaatACCCTCCAAAGTTAAAAGTAGTTTTCACGTCACGCTATTATCACATTCAAGCCAATAATCTAGAAGTGCAATCCTCCATTAAATGTAGCAGCCTCGTCTACCTGACCACCTCAGTCGAGCCCTATCTATCACTGGACATGGGTCAACAGTCTGATCTAGACCAGTATTATAAGGCCCCTATTAGCTTTCTTCTTAATCTCCATGGTTAAAATCTGTAACCATCCACAGTGAAGGATCCACATCACCTAAGGCAGGATATTTCATGTTCATAATGTCCTTTACACATGATCACATACTCCGTCATTACATTAACAGTTGTAAACAATATGCCTTCTCTCAGTCACATCAAGATCATCCTGGGTTACGTCTATGTAACAGTTAAGGCAatgggtgtctctgtgtgtaatcTGGTGCAGAACAAGCAGCCCATGTCACCTCAAAGAAGCAGACACCCCTGCCTTTCCCTCGCCCCACCCACCCCCTTCACCTGGTGCTCCTGTCCTCAGCCCACCTGGTGCTCCTGTCCTCAGCCCACCTGGTGCTCCCGTCCTCAGCCCACCTGGTACTCTCGTCCTCAGCCCACCTGGTACTCCCGTCCTCAGCCCACCTGGTGCTCCTGTCCTCAGCCCACCTGGTGCTCCTGTCCTCAGCCCACCTGGTGCTCCTGTCCTCAGCCCACCTGGTCCTCCTGTCCTCAGCCCAACTGGTGCTCCCATCCTCAGCCCACCTGGTGCTCCCCGCGGATGATGTGCGAGGTGAACTGGTAGCGGTTGCAGCTGCAGTGGCCACAGACGTTGCACTGGAAAGGCTGGTGGAATCCGTGGCAGCCCATGTGGATGGTGAACATCACGTGGTCCAGGAAGAACAAGCGACAGTGCTCACAGCGGAATGACCGCACCGCTCGTCCCTCCCTGTCCACCACCTGTACCTGTATCGAAGTTTCCCCGGAGATGGATGGTGACCCTGGACCAGGGCTCCCCGATCCCTTCAcagtggtggggatggtggtgttggtgtaccctctctccctctctatatctggGTCTTGGGCGTGTCTGGGATTGGGGTTTGGACGGCGGTCGCGACGGCTGCTGGGCAGGGCTGGGGCTACGTACTGAAGGttagggaggaggtggtggttgtTGGAGTTGCTGGTTGGAGCTGTAACACCGGTGCTCTGCTGCTCCTCTGCTGTGCTCTCTGTGTCGGACTTGTCTTTGAAATCATGGCAGCCATTGCTGGGGCCATTGCTGTAGCCATTGCTGACCGTGGGGCTCTGACCTGAGGGTATGTCCTTGTGTCCCTCGCCTGCTTCCCGTCCAGCGAGCTCCACAAACCTGGCCGCTACCCCACCTCCACGCCCACCTACGGCTCCATTGACCTGGGGACCCAGAGGAATCGGGTGGCTGTAAACAGAGCTGCTGACTGGGCTGgggtcagacaggcaggcagagtagGGCAGGGGCAGGGCCAGCTGAGGGGGCTCAGACCCAGGGTCCTCATCACCTCCATACCTGTGGAGATACCTGCCCCCCATCCCCACTAACCCTGCAGCACCAGCCTCTCCCTCAAGGTGAGAGTTGGGTGCAGAGTGCAGGTCCTCATCCTTTTCCTTTTCAGGACCAGGGGATAGTTCAGAAGTTATATCAGGCTCGTTGAGCCTCATGTGCTTTTCTCCTGTAAAGAAAAGCGCACATCAGTGTTGACAACCTCAGAATCATAAGACTATCGTCATGTTACAGCACTGTTGGGTTTCAATACCTTCAGGAACATGGACATATATAAACAAGGGAAAACTCACCCAGAAACTTCTGTGGAGTGGACCTCTTGCGTTTGGTGATGGTGTTCACCAGTCTGTCTATAAAAGACAGTTTCTCAGTGGACGGCTGGAGGACAGCCTCTGGCTCAGACATCGGCTCCATACCTGGGGACAAAACACAACAGACTCTGTTCAAATACACATTGACATGAGAATGCAAAAACAGATGTGTTTTCTGGTTCACATTGACTTTGTCCAGTGAGCTCAGACTGAACTAACACAACATGAAAGAGCAAAGTGTATTTCTGTAAtcttgtgtttgtgtggatgATGACAGTCAATGTGTGTTACCCTGTATATTTGACATTAAGAGTCTGTGTGTAGGTTACCCTGTGCAGTATGTTCAGTGCTGAGTGCTGGCTGATGGTTCTGTAGAGACTTTAGGTAGTTGTGGCAGCGTTCAAGGTGTTCTTCCAGGGTGATCTGTTGCTTGTAGCTACGACCACAGTAACTGCACTTGTAAGGTTTACCCACTGTCAGAGAGGGCACTGCAGCCCAGAAACACAGCAATTCATGGGTCAGTCAATGGGTCACCCATGCTTCTCTTTTGGTCTGTTTTGGTAAAATGAGATCTACAAAATATGACCAGACTATTGATATTGTGTCCTAGGAAAGTTAGTTATTTCTGAAAGTAAGTCAAATAAAAAGTTACATGTAGTTGTGCATAATTTAAGTTTTATTACATCCTTTAATACTTATTCATGACCTAGACGTTAGCCTACCATATGGAAAAGCATGAGAATACAATATGAATCTTGTATGGCAGAAGTAGATTATTTGCACAAAAATCTAGTAAGAATCAGGTAAGATACAAATACATGGTTTGTATGTAAATTCTATGTCAATATTGAAATGGTGTATGTTTGCCCTTGTATGACATATTAGTGGCCACTTTCCTACATGGATATTGTATGACATATGAGACAAAATATGACTTATATAAGTCATCTATGAATTTTATAACAAAAGTGTATTGtttttatacactgagtataccaaacactaGGAACACCTCCCTAACATTGAGTTGCGCCCCCCTCAATTCaacaccattagctctgacaaattgaaaaccctagtcattggcgactccattaactgcagtattagacttaaaacgaatcatccagcgatcatacactgttttccagggggcagggctaccgacgttaaggctaacctgaagatggtgctggctaaagctaaaactggcgagtgtaaagagtatagagatattgttatccacgtcggcaccaaagatgttaggatgaaacagtcagaggtcaccaagcacaacatagcttcagtgtgtaaatcagctagaaagatgtgtcggcatcaagTTATTGTCTCtcgccccctcccagttaggggagtgatgagctctacagcagagtcacaaatcaatcgctggttgaaaactgttttctgcctctcccaaaatatagaatttgtagataattggccctctttctgggactcacccacaaacaggaccaagcctggcctgctgaggagtgacggactccatcctagctggaggggtgctctcatcttatctaccaacatagacagggctctaactccacaatgaaatagggtgcaggccaggcagcaggctattagccagcctgccagcttagtggagtctgccactagcacagtcagtgtagtcagctcagctatccccattgagaccgtgtctgtgcctcgacctaggttgggcaaaactaaacatggcagtgttcgccttagcaatctcgctaggataaagacctcctccattcctgccattattgaaagagatcgtgataccttacatctcaaaatagggctacttaatgttagatccctcacttcaaaggcagttatagtcaatgaactaatcactgattataatcttgatgtgattggcctgactgaaacatggtttaagcctgatgaatttactgtgttaaatgaggcctcacctcctggttacactagtgaccatatcccctgtgcaTCCCACAAAGGCTGAGGTGTTGCTAATATTTACAATAGCACATTTCAATttactaaaaaaaaaaagaagtctactcactgtcacagaggagcctcttaaagaagaagttacaggtctgtgagagccagaaatctttcttgtttgtaggtgaccaaatacttattttcaccataatttgcaaataaattcattaaaaattctacaatgtgattttctgattttttttccttcattttgtctgtcatagttgaagtgtacctatgatgaaaattacaggcctctctcatctttttaagtgggagaacttgcacaattggtggctgactaaatacttttttacacAAGACGcaagcctcctaattgtccctagaatttctaaacaaacagctggaggcaggactttctcctatagagctccatttgtatgtaatggtctgcctacccatgtgagagacgcagactcggtctcaaccttaaagtctttactgaagactcatctcttcagtcggtcctatgattgagtgtagtctggcccaggagtgtgaaggtgaacggaaaggagcaacgaaccgcccttgctgtctctgcctggcaggttcccctctctccactgggattctctgcctctaaccctattacaggggctgagtcactggcttactggtgctctttcatgccgtccctaggaggggtgcatcacttgcatctctctttctctctctcggaggacctgagccctaggaccatgccccaggactacctgacatgatgactccttgctgtccccagtccacctggctgtgctgctgctccagttttcaactgacctgagccctaggaccatgccccaggaatacctgacatgatgactccttgctgtccccagtccacctgactgtgctgctgctccagtttcaactattctgccttattattattcgaccatgctggtcatttatgaacatttgaacatcttgaccatgttttgttataatctccacccggcacagccagaagaggactggccaccccacatagcctggttcctctctaggtttcttcctaggttttggcctttctagggagtttttcctagccaccgtgcttctacacctgcattgcttgctgtttggggttttaggctgggcttctgtacagcactttaagatatcagctgatataagaagggctatataaatacatctgatttgatttgaatgacacacatacacaatccacgtctcaattgtctcaaagcttaaaaatccttctttaacctgtcttctcccctgcatctacactgattgaagtagatttaacaagtgccatcaataagggatcatagctttcacctggtcagtctatgtcatggaaagagcagctgttcttcatgttttgtatactcagtgtgcaTTTTCAGGTATGAGTTTCCATGGTTAAGgatgggcagcacctcctactggacaTTTGATTAATCTACAGCCATGCCCTGGTCAGGGTTTTAACTAAGTCCAGCCCTGCTTAACTTtaatatttgtcactgactattaccaatgttCTATTGTGAGAATTATTATTGAGCGAgccattccaaagggtaggtttaacagacCAAATGAAATGTAACTATACTTTATTAGTTATGTATCATCAATTATACTATTTATACCTAGATTTCCCTCCCCCTTCtcacccccctccttctcctgctcctccctccaccccttcttgttcctcccttctcctccacctcctgctcctccctccaccccaccctgctcctgccacaccccctcatcctccacctcctccttagAAAGCTTACCTTACATGTCTCTCGTATGTGTTTTATATTTCTGTCTAAAGGTTACCCACCCATATAAGTCAGATATTACAACAATCTTCTATTAATGTTGTATGTGTATTTGTTGCCAAGTTCCAGGTAGAAGATAATCAATCATCTTGTTAGATTCTTCTATATCTTTCCATATGGGACAATGTCTCTCGTATGTTTTttaaagataactgaactaaatgactacttcTGTCAtcttgaagtgctttgagagactagtcaaggatcattaCACCTCCACCTTAcaggccaccctagacccacttcaatttgcataccgccccaacaggtccacagatgatgcaatcgccatcacactgcccgatcccatctggacaagaggaatacctatgtataaatgctgttcattgactacaactcagcattcaacaccatagtaccctccaagctcctcatcaagctggaggccctgggtctcaacccgccctgtgcaattgggtcctggactttctgacgggccacccccagatggtgaaggtaggaaacaacatctccacttcgctgatcctcaacactcgggccccacaagggtgtgtgctcagccccctcctgtactccctgttcacctacgaccgtgtggccacacacgcctccaactcaatcatcaagtttgcagatgacacaacagtagtgggcttgattaccaacaacgatgagacagggtacagggtggaggtgagggccctcggagtatggtgtcaggaaaacaacctctcactcaatgtcaacaaaacaaaggagatgatcatggacttcaggaaacagcagagggagcacacccctatccacatcgaagggacagcagtggagaaggtggaaaggtttaagttcctcggcatacacatcacaggcaaactgaaatggtccgcCCACACAGACAGtctggtgaagaaggcgcaacagcgacTCTTCAACTTCAGAAGACTGgggaaatttggcttgtcacccaaaaccgtGACAAACCTTTACatatgcacaatcaagagcatcctgtcgggctgtatcaccgcctggtaccgcAACTTCACCGCCTTCAACCGCAAGGCTATCCAGAGGATGGtacggtctgcacaacacatcaccgggggcaaactacctgccctccaggacacctacagcacccgatgtcacaggaaggccaaaaagataatcaaagacgagccacggcctgttcaccccgctatcatccagaaggcgaagtcagtacaggtgcatcaaagctgggactgaaagactgaaaaacagcttgtaTCTCAAGGCCAtgagactgctaaacagcaatcactaactcagagaggctgctgcctacattgagacccaattaCTGGCCAGTTTAATaaattgatcactagtcactttaaacaatgcctctttaaataatgccaatttaataatgtttacatatcttaaaTTACTCATatgatatgtatatactgtattttataccatctattgcaccttgcctatgccgctcggccatcgctcatccatatatttctaagtacatattcttattaaccACATTtcatatttgtgtgtattaggtagttgtttggaaattgttagattacttgttagatattactgcactttcggaactagaagcagaaccattttgctacactcgcaataacatctgctaaccatgtgtatgtgaccaatcagatttgatttgatttgatttatataatACATGGAACATTTTTGTTATGTGTAAATGTTACCCACCCATATAAGTAATATATTACAAGAATCTTCTATGAATTTTCTCAGTGTATTTGCTACCGTATGTATTACTAACATGTTCCAGGTATAACCTATATAagaatcttgtgtgtgtgtgtgtgtgtgtgtgtgtgtgtgtgtgtgtgtgtgtgtgtgtgtgtgtgtgtgtgtgtgtgtgtgtgtgtgtgtgtgtgtgtatatatatatatatatatatatatatatcttttccATATGAGTATGGACTCCCCCTTCTCTGTGAATTCCAGAAATTGTTCTCTGTTCCACACCTTTGACGTTTTAAAAGACCCAACTTGCCACCGCAATGTTCCACCTTTACCGAGCAGTCAGAGACTGACGTCATTTCGCCGAAATCTGAGGTTTGCAAGTTTGCTTTTCTTTGAAACTGAAATGATTTGTTCAGAACAGCAGGCCCACCTTGCTCTGCCTGTCTCTATCAACACCTGTTGAATGCATGTCTTCATTTAATTGAAAAACACCAACAGGACATCCTGTTTTGAATACATTTAAATGTCATATTTTGCACGTGTGGTAAAGTACATTCCTGTAAAGACAATAGATATTTGTCTATTTCCTCTGAGCCCCACCCCCCCTCTGAGCCTCACACCCCACTTTTTTGCAAGAAATATATGATTTTGTTATTCTAAATCCAATTGGACCCCAAAAAATAATTGAATTGAAGACACTGTGAGAACAGATGACTCGCTATTACAATACACTGTAATTACACAACACAGTGGGACTGCGGCTGGTAGCAGCTCTATTCCCCATCTAGTCCCACTGAGCCCACTTAGAGCCCAAATGGTCTTACCAGTTTCCTGGCTTGACATTAGAAAGCAGGCTACTGTGTCTTACCAGTGTGTGTGCGGATGTGTCCAGAGAGTGCGTCCCGGCGGCGACAGGCGTAGTTACAGAAGGGACATTTAAAGGGTTTCTCTCCAGAGTGCAGCTTTATGTGGCGCAGCAGGTTCCCCTTCTGGGTGAAGGAGGCTCCACA
Encoded proteins:
- the LOC139417374 gene encoding zinc finger protein Eos-like; translation: MNADDCNGHSYMSASGGETATEHGDFCGGLRVPAVRTQQSSLNQSLGVNSIKIEEDSDNEPVGALQPERRKGERDDREDTIEDGSGELGGRVGRGSAGSGYGELASPQPASPGPIRLPNGKLQCDVCGMNCIGPNVLMVHKRIHTGERPFQCTQCGASFTQKGNLLRHIKLHSGEKPFKCPFCNYACRRRDALSGHIRTHTVPSLTVGKPYKCSYCGRSYKQQITLEEHLERCHNYLKSLQNHQPALSTEHTAQGMEPMSEPEAVLQPSTEKLSFIDRLVNTITKRKRSTPQKFLGEKHMRLNEPDITSELSPGPEKEKDEDLHSAPNSHLEGEAGAAGLVGMGGRYLHRYGGDEDPGSEPPQLALPLPYSACLSDPSPVSSSVYSHPIPLGPQVNGAVGGRGGGVAARFVELAGREAGEGHKDIPSGQSPTVSNGYSNGPSNGCHDFKDKSDTESTAEEQQSTGVTAPTSNSNNHHLLPNLQYVAPALPSSRRDRRPNPNPRHAQDPDIERERGYTNTTIPTTVKGSGSPGPGSPSISGETSIQVQVVDREGRAVRSFRCEHCRLFFLDHVMFTIHMGCHGFHQPFQCNVCGHCSCNRYQFTSHIIRGEHQVG